The window AAAGAATTAGTAGCAAAATTCGGTGAAAATGCTTATAAACTTGTATCCGAAAACTATTTACCTTCTATCACAATAAAAAAATTGGAACATTCTTATAATCAAATTATTCAAAAATAACTTTCAAAATGAGCAATAAAAAAGGGCACTTTTTCAAGTGCCCTTTTTACTTTGTATTTTATTTATACCCACTCAAGTCTTGCAACAAAAGCTGTATCGCTAGATCTTCTTCCCAAAGGAATCACCCTTGTATATCCACCTGGACGGTCAACATATTTAGGAGCTATTTCTTTTATAAGTTTTTCTACAGCTTTATTGTCATAAGGTAAATGTTTTTTAATACGCCTTATTGTATTAAAATTCCAACCTTCTCTTGCAATTGTTATAAGCTTTTCAGAAACACTTCTAACTTCTGCAATTCTAGGTTTTGTAGTCTGTAAGCAACCATAATTTATAAAATGTATAATTTGGTTTCTTATCATTGCCTTCCGATGAGAAGGCTTTACGTTAAGCTTTCTTCTTCCATATTGATGATTCATGACTTTAATGCACCTTCTTGTTCTTTAATAACTTTTTTCAAATCCAACTCTTTTACATTCATTCCAAGACCCAAGTTGAATGCTTTAAGAATTTCTCTTACTTCTTTTAGAGACTTTCTTCCAAAGTTTTTAACTTTTAAAAGTTCTTCTTCTGTTAAATTTACTAAATCGATAACTCTTTTTACACCGGCACTTACAAGGCAGTTGTGAGCTCGAACAGAGAATTCAAGTTCTTCAATTGGTTTGAGAAATAATTCGACTGGAAGGCCTTTTGTTGGACTGTTTTGGACATCACCACTTACAACTTCTTCAACTTTTTCTTCTACTTTGGAGATTTCATTAAATTGAATCTCTGGAGCAGACAAGAAATGTTCTAATTGAGTTCTTAAAACAGATGTTGCGTAATAAACAGCATCTTGAGGAGAAATTACACCATTTGATGAAACAGATAAAATTAATTTATCATAATCAATAGCTTGCCCAACACGTGTTTTTTCTACTTTGTATTCTACTCTTGATATTGGTGAGAATGCTGCATCAAGATAAATTTTACCATCTTCTTGAATAGATTCACCAAGCGGCCATTGTGCTATTTGATATCCTCTTCCTGAATGAACAAAGAATTCGATATCCAATTCACCGTCAACTGCTAAATGAGCTAAAACATGTTCTTTATTTAAAGGTTCAAGATGACTATCTGCCACAATATCTGCAACGGTTACAGCGCCTTCTCTTTTTACAGAAAGATGCATTTTACCAGGCAAACCTGTGTGATTTTTTATTACAACGCCTTTAATATTCAATAAAATATTTAAAACATCTTCAATCACACCATCGATAACAGAAAACTCATTATTTACGCCCTTAATTATCACTGCAGTTACCGCAGATCCTTCGATAGCAGCAAGCAAAGTTCTTCTCAGAGCATTTCCAAGCGTTGTTCCAAAGCCTGGCTCTAACGGTTGAACTACTAACTCACCATATGTATCTGAAGATTTTTTGGTATCCCATTTCAAAGTAGGCAAAGTCAACGCTTTATACGTTTTGTTTTGCATCCATACCCCCATATCAAAAAATTACTAACACAATTCTGCCTCTAAAAAAGAAGTAAAAACTTCTTTTAATTTCAATATTACTTAGAATACAATTCAACAATTAAGTGTTCTTCGATCTTATCTTTAATATCATCGCGAACAGGATCTCTTAGAACAGTTCCTTTATGATCTTTTTTGTTTAATTCAAGCCAGTCTGGAACTTTTATAGCAAGAGCCATTCTTTTTTCGATAACATTTTTGACAAAAGCTTCTTTTGCAAGAGAACTTCCTGTTAATGAAATAACATCGCCAACTTTTACTAAGCAAGAAGGAGATTTTACTCTTTTGCCATTTACTAAAACATGTCCATGAACAACTAATTGTCGTGATTGATTTCTTGATGTTGTCATTTTCAATCTATAAACAACATTATCAATTCGTCTTTCCAAATAAGAAAGCAATGTTTCTCCGGTAACACCTTTATGCTTTGATGCCATCTCAAAAAATTTATGGAATTGACGTTCTCTTAGTCCATAAATAAGTCGCAATCTTTGTTTTTCACGAAGCTGAACACCATACTCTGAAAGCTTCTTTGTGCCAATTTTTCTTCCATGCTCTCCTGGAGAAGTTGGTCTGCGCTCTAGAACTCTGCAACCAACCTTTGGGCAGATTTCTAACTGGCGAAATTTTTTATAAAATGAAGTCTTGATTCCCATATCAATCCTGTATTTAAAATTAAGTTGTTTCTATTAAAATACTTTAAATTATACTCTACGTTTCTTTGGAGGTCTGCAACCATTGTGAGGCAATGGAGTTACATCTCTCAAAACTGTTACTGCTAATCCTGTAGATTGCAATGCTCTTACAACAGCATCTCTTCCAGATCCAGGACCTTGCATATTAACTTCAACAGTTCTAACGCCTAAATCAACTAAATCTTTTGCAACTTTATTAGCAATTTGAGTAGCCGCAAAAGGAGTTCCTTTTCTGGCACCCTTAAAACTTAGCTGGCCTGCGCTTGCTCGTGTTATAACGTCACCACTCATAGTCGTTGCTGAAACTAGTGTATTATTGAAAGTAGCTTTAACATGTACTAAAGCCATCTCAACTTTTAACGCTTTATTTTTAGTCTTCTTTTTATATGCCATAATAACTTTCCGTTACTTTAAACATTCTAACTTTTATTTCTTAGTTGGAGCTTTTTTAAGAGCAACTGCTGATCCAGCTTTTCTTGGACCTTTTCTTGTTCTTGCATTTGTTTTCGTTCTTTGGCCTCTAACTGGAAGCGATTTTTTATGTCTATGTCCCCGATAAGATCCAATTTCTTGAAGTCGTTTAATATTCAAAGTGATCTCTTTTTTCAAATCACCACCAATAGTATAATCATTGGTTATTTTTCTTTGAATAATAGAAGCCTCTTCATCCGTCAAATCGTAAACTCTTTTATCTGGATTTACGCCGGTTTCTTTTAAGATATCTTTAGACAACTTTAAACCTATTCCATAAATATAAGTCAAAGCAACTTCTATTCTTTTATCTTTAGGGAGATATATACCTGATATACGAGCCATTAACTCCTCCAACCCAATACTTTAATTGAATTCATAAATAAAAAACCTTTATCTCTTAACCTTGTCGTTGTTTATGTCTAGGATTTTTCTTACAAATAACCCTAACAACACCGTTTCTTTTCACAATTTTACAATCTGCGCACATTTTCTTTATTGATGTTCTTACTTTCATATGTCTTTCCCAAAACGCTAAATAAATAAAAAATTACAAAATTTAATTAAAAAAACATGAAATTTTTAATTTTTACAGATTTTCAATGTTTTCAATTTGCTTATTTTTACTGAGTCTTGATACTATTCTGCCCTTAGTCAGGTCATAAGTTGAAATTTCAATTAAAACTTTGTCCCCTTCAACAAGTTTTATGTAGTTCATTCGCATTTTACCTGAAATATGAGCCAAAACCAAATGCCCGTTTTCTAATTTTACCCGAAATTTTGCATTAGGCAACGTTTCTTCTACAATACCTTCAACTTTTATTATATCTTCCTTAGTTTTCATCATAAACTAATTATTCCTTTGTTTTATAAACGGGTAAGAATTTCCGGTCCACTTTCAGTAACCAAAATAGTATCTTCAACATGCCCCGCCAGCCCCCCATCTAAAGTTTTCACAGTCCATCCATCAGATTCTATAAAAATTTCATAACCTTTTTCTGTAATCATAGGCTCAATTGCAAATGTCATTCCAGGTCTTAAAACAGTATCACTATTCCCCTTTTGATAAAAATTAGGAATTTCAGGCAACTCATGAATATTTTTTCCAATCCCATGACCTGCAAAATTGCGAACTATTTCAAAACCTTCATCTTTAACTATCTTTTCAATTGTTTTAGAAATATCTGAAACTTTTTTTCCGATTTGAACTTCTAAAATTCCACTGTCTAATGCTTTTTGAGATATTTCTACTATTTTTTTTACAGATTCTGACACATTTCCTACGAAATATGATCTTGTAAGATCTGCACAATAATTTTTATAAGCCCCAACTACATCAATTTTTATCAAATCTCCAGTTTTTAAAATGATATTTTTTGAAGGAACCCCATGAATCACAACATCATTAATTGAAATACATGTTGCGTGTTTATAACCAGCATATCCCTTACAAACAGGTTTTAAACCAACTTCATGCATGTTCTTTTCTATAAAAAAATCTATTTCAAAACTATCGATTCCTGGTTCTATGATAATTTTTACTTTTTCCATAATTTCAGCAAGCAACTTACCAGCTGTTCGCATTTTATCAATCGCTTGCTTATTCTTTATAACTATCATACAACCTTATATCTAAAATTTATCTTCCGTAGCGAGTTCTTAATCTTCCAGTTGATAAAAATCCTTCATATCGCCTTTCTATCAAATATGATTCAACTTGAGCTGATGTATCCATTGCAACGCCAACTGTAATTAATAAACCGGTTCCACCAAATAATGCTGGAAAATGAAAAATAGCCGCTAAAATATCCGGCAATATTACTAAAGTTGCTAAATAAATAGCACCTGGGAAGCAAACTCTTGTCAAAACATAATTAAAAAATTCAGCTGTTTTTCTTCCGGGTCTTATACCAGGAACAAAGCCACCCGATTTTTTCAAATTTTCAGACAATTCTTCTGGATTTATAATTACCGCAGTATAAAAATATGCAAAGAAAATAATTAAAAACACCATCAAAACATCGTAAATCAAACCACGTGGAGTTACCCATTCTGATAAACCTGAAAAAAATTGAAACTTTTTTGCTAATAAATTAGAAAGCATCATTGGTAAAGTTATAATTGACCCTGCAAAAATAACTGGAATTACGTTTGCCGTGTTCAATCTAAATGGAATATAGGAGCTTTGCGCACTATATATTTTATTCCCGACAATTCTTCTTGCATATTGAACTGGAATTTTTCTTTCACCTTTTTCTAAGAAAATAACACATGCAGTAACTGCAATAGTAATTGCTATAAGCAACAATCCTAAAAGAGGTTCAAATTGTCCAAGTCTAATATCACTAATAACACGCCATATTGCCCCAGGAAGATCGGCAACAATTCCACCGAAAATGATCATGGAACTTCCGTTTCCTATTCCATGAGCTCCTATTTGCTCTCCAAGCCACATGACAAATAATGCGCCAACAGACATAACCAACATTCCTGTTAATCTAAAACTCCATCCTGGAGCTATAGCAAGATTTTGATTTTCTGCGTACAAAATAAGCCAAAAACTTTGTATCAAACTTAAAAGCAATGTTAAATATCTTGTATACTGATTAATTATTCTTCGACCATAATCACCTTCTTTATGAAGCGCTTCAAGCGATGGTACAACCATCGTTAAAACTTGCATCATAATAGAAGCTGTGATGTAAGGCGAAATTCCCAATGCGAATATAGAAAATCTAGTTAAAGCTCCCCCTGAAATCAAATTCAAATACCCCAAAAAACCACTCGCTGCATTATTCATAAATTGGAGTAATCGAACTTCATCGATTCCAGGAATAGGTATATGTGCTCCAAATCGACATAAAGCCAATATCCCTAACGTAAAAAGTACTTTTTTTCTTAACTCAGAAACTAAAAAGACGTTTTTAAAGTTACGAAGCAGAACTACCACTAGAATTCTCCTTAATTAAATTAACGGCACCGCCAGATTTTTCTATAGCTTCAATGGCCGACTTACTAAACATATCAGCATGAACAACTAATTTTTTAGAAAGGGTTCCCTTACCCAAAATTTTAATTGCCATTGATTTTGATCGTCCCTTAACAAGCCCTTTTTCTGTCAGTGAAACTAGATTTACTATCTCTCCAGAATTAAATTTTAATTCTAAATCACAAATGTTAACGCAACATACTTCCTTCTTAAAAGCATTAACAAAACCTCTTTTAGGCAATCTTCGTGAAATAGGCATTTGTCCACCCTCGAAGAAAGCTTTTACATGTGCGCCAGATCTTGCTTTTTGACCTTTGTGACCTCTTGTGGAAGTACCACCCAAATCTCCACCTCGTCCTACTACTTTTCTATCTTTTTTTAATTTATTTAACTTGTTCAACTGCATCATTTTTTACTCCGATCATTTCTTTTACAGTTTTACCACGCAAATATGCAATTTTTTTTGCAGCTCTAAGTTTCAATAAAGCATCTATTGTTGCCTTAACAACATTAGTAGGATTTTTAGAACCTATTGATTTGGTTAAAATATCTTTTACCCCAACAGCTTCCATAACTGCTCTAACAGCTCCCCCAGCAATTACGCCAGTACCTTTTGATGCAGATCTTATAACGACCTTGCTAGCTCCATGTTTTCCAATAATCCCAAAAGGGACTGTTGTTTTATAAAGAGGAATTTCTATCATACTCTCTTTAGCTTTTTTAACAGCTTTTGCGATAGCGAGAGAAACATCTCTACTTTTACCTTGAGCCATGCCAACAGATCCTGAATTATTACCAACCACAACTAATGCAGAAAAAGCAAATCTTCTTCCACCGGTAATAACTTTAGCAACTCTACGAACCTTCAGAACCTTTTCAACTAATTCTTCAGTTGTCTGTGGCAATTTCTTTTTAGCTTCTGCCATAAATGTATCCTAATCTACTTACTCTTAAAAATATTTTATATCTATCAAAACTATATATTTTAAAAATTCAAGCCACTTTCTCTTAATCCATCAGCCAAAGCAGCAACTCTTCCATGATAAGCATATTTACCACGATCAAAAAAAACTTTTTCGACGGATTTAGATTTAGCTATTTTACCTAATTCAATTCCAACCTTTTTTGCTATTTCAGCCTTTGTTCCTTTTTCTTTCAAAACCAAGGAAGAAAAACTAGCCAAAGTTGAATGAGTGCTATCATCAATTATTTGAGCATAAATCTGATTTAAACTTCTAAAAACTGATACTCTTGGAAGTATACCTCTACTTACAAAAGAATTTTTTACTCTAAACTTTCTTCTTTTAGCTCTTATTTTCAGTTTTTTCTCGTAGCTCACAAATTTTCCCTTTTAGATACCAAACTTAATTATGCAGCTGTTTTAGATTTTCCAGCTTTTCTAATAACAAATTCATTTTCTCTAATAATTCCAGTCCCTTTATAAGGTTCAACCGGTCTAAAAGACCTTATTGTATCACAAGTTTGTCCAAGCAATCTTTTATCACCAGCTTTAACATTTAAAAGTTGTCCTGTTTTATCAACTGTAATTTCTACACCAACTGGAATTTCAAAATCAATTTTATGGCTGTAACCCAAAGAAAATATCATTTTTTTGCCTGTTATTTGTGCTTTAAATCCCAAGCCAACTATTTTTATATTTTCTTCAAATCCAGTGTCTATACCCTTAATTTCATTAGCGAGTAAAGCTCTGTGTAATCCCCAATTCATTTTTGCGTCTTTGTCCATCTTACCGTTTACACCCAAAATCAAGGTGCCTTTTTCATGTTTAATGTTTAATGAAGCAGGAAGAACATGAGTAATTTTACCTTTTGTTGCACTTAAAGAAATTACATTATCTTTAATTTCAACTTTCACAGAATTTAATAATATCGGTTTTCTGCCAATTTTTGACATTGCTTTTACCTTTTACCAAACGTGACAAATAACTTCGCCACCAACTGACAATTCTTTAGCTTTTTTATCTGCAACTATTCCAAGATTTGTTGTTAAAATAGCAACTCCAAGACCACCTATGACAGATCGCATTTTACTAACACCTTCATAAGTACGTTTACCTGGCTTGCTAATACGAACTATTTCATGGATTACAGATTCGCCATCAACATATTTTAAATAAACTTTTAAAAGACTTTTTTTATTTTCGTCTTCTATTTTTTGAAAATCTTTTATAAAACCTTCTTCTTTCAAAACTTGAGCAATTCCCAATTTTTCATTTGAAAAAGGAGCAGTAACAGAACGCTTGGTAGCTCTTATTCCGTTTCTGATTATAGTTAAAAAATCACCGATCGAATCTATTGACATTTTTTCCTCGTAAAATCAAATTTCTTACCAACTTGCTTTTTTAACACCTGGCAATAAACCTTGCAAGGCATATTTTCTAAAACAAAGCCTGCACAACATAAACATTCTCATAAAACCACGTGGCCTTCCACACAATTTGCAACGATTTCTTTTTCTTGTAGAAAATTTTGGTTCTTTATTTGCTTTTTCTATGAGACTTTTCTTTGCCATAACTTATTCCTTAACCTTTTGAAACGGCATATTAAAGCTTTTCAATAAAGCATAAACATGCTTATCATTCTTAGAAGAAGTTTCAATTGTAATATTTAAACCTCTGGATATTTCTACTTTGTCATAATCAACTTCTGGAAATATCATCCAATCTTTTATTCCCAAATTATAATTTCCATTTCCATCGAAACTTACTTTAACACCTTGGAAATCCTTGTTTCGAGGCAATGCCAAATTAATTAGCTTATCCAAAAAGTTATACATTCTTTGGCCCCTAAGAGTAACTTTTACTCCTATTGCCGATCCTTCTTTTAATTTAAATCCCGCAACAGATTTTTTTGCATAAGTTGTTAGACCTGCTTGTCCAGCAATTAATCCTATAACTTCTTTTACAGCCGCTACAGCTTTTGCATCTGATACAGATTCTTTAATACCAGTATTCAAAACAATTTTATTAACCTTAGGAACTTCCATTTCATTGCTTAAGTTTAATTCTTTTTGAAGAGCTGGTTTTAATTTTGTTTTATATATTTCTTCTAATCGCATAGCCATATTATTTCCTTAAAACTCGATTAAAATTCTTCTTTACATCGATGACATACTCGAACTTTGTTTTTATCTTCTTTAATTTTTACTTGCATGCGACAAGACTTTTTACACGAAGAACAAACCGGCATTACTCTGCAAAGAGGAATATAAGCTTCTTCTTTGATAATTCCGCCTTTTTCACCTGATCTTTTAGCTTTAACATGCCGAGTTACTATTGCAATATTTTTTACTAATACTGCATCCTTTTTTGTGTCAATATCGATAACTCGACCTTCTTTGCCCTTATCTTTACCTGATAGAACAACAACCAAGTCATCCTTTTTAATTCTACTTAGCATTATCTTCCTCACTGCAAAATTTATAAAACTTCGGGAGCTAAAGAAATTATTTTCGAATAACCACCAGATCTTAATTCTCTTGCAACTGGACCTGAAATTCGTGTTCCAATCATTTGCCCTGCTTTATCTAAAATCACAGCCGCATTATCATCAAAACGAATATAACTTCCATCTTCTCTTCTAAATTCTTTTCTTGTACGAACAATAACTGCATCCCAAACTTCACCTTTTTTAACAGTGCCGCCGGGAATCGCGCTTTTAACTGCGATTTTTATAATATCTCCCAAATAAGCAAATCGTTTGTTTGTTCCACCAGGAACTCCGATAACCATAACGCTTTTTGCACCTGAGTTATCTGCAACATTGAGTTTTGTTTGTTTTTGTACCATAATCTATGCCCAAACTTTATTAGTTAGAACTACGAATTATTTTGCATAAAACCATATGCTTGGTCTTTGATAAAGGTCTGCATTCTGCAAATTCAACCCAATTTCCGACTTTTGCACTATTCTTTTCATCATGAACCTTGTATTTCTTGGAACGCTTAATAACTTTTCCCAACACAGGATGTTTTAATGTTCTTGTAACCTCAACAACAATGGTCTTATCCATTTTATCTGAGACTACTTCGCCTTCCATCTTCTTAGATTCATTTATTTTTATTGCTTCAAGTTCTGCCATTTGATATACCCACCAAGCTAATTTAGCTATTATTATTTTTTTGTTGTTTTATCAAAGTTAAAGCTCGAGCTATGCGTCTTTTAAGTTTCTTAAATTGTGAGTAATCTTTTACAGACGTAGTTGAAACATTTAACTTCAAATTAAAATATTCTTTTTTCAATTGCTCTACTTCTAATATTAGAGCTTTATTATCTAGAGTTGTTAAATCTGTTTTATTCATAAAGTAAAACCTTTATTCACTTCCTAATTTTTAACTTCTTCTACAACAGTTGCTTCTTTTCTAATAAATTTAGTCTTCATAGGAAGTTTATAGGAAACCTGATTTAAAGCTTCCTTAGCCTCGCTTTCTGATAACCCTTTTAACTCGAATAAAATTCGACCTCTTTTAACAACCGCTACCCAAACCTCTGGATTTCCTTTTCCCTTTCCCATTCTAGTTTCAGCTGGTTTTTTAGAAATTGGTTTATCAGGAAATACCCTAATAAATAAATCTCCACCTTTTTTAAGCCTTCTAGAAATAGATACACGGGAAGCTTCTATTTGTCGCGCTGTTACCCATGCAGGCTCTACCGCAACCAACCCAAAATCTCCAAAAGCAAGCTCACGCGCTCCTTTTGAAAGTCCAGTCATTCTACCTCTTTGGGATTTTCTAAATTTAGTTTTTTTCGGCATTAACATGACGTTTCTCTACCTTATTAATATTCGCCTTTACAAATCCAAACTTTAACACCTATTAATCCGTAAGTAGTTTTAGCTTCTGCACAAGCATATTCAATGTGGGATCTTAATGTATGCAAAGGAATGGAACCCAATTTCAACCACTCTATTCGCGCAATTTCAGCACCGCCCAATCTTCCAGAGCAACAAATTTTAATACCTTTAGTTCCGCTTTTTATAGCTGCAAACCCGGCTTTTTTCATCAATTTTTTAACATTTGCTCTTTTTTCTAACTGTTCTGCGATGCTTATAGCAACCAATTGAGCATTTGCTTCAGGAACTTTTATTTCTTGAACAGAAATATCAACTTGTTTATTGAATTCCTTATACATTGCGTCTCTAAGCTGCAAAATACCTTGTCCTTTTTTACCGATAACGCTTCCAGGGCGACCAGAAAATAAAACAATTTTTACGTTATCCCCTGCTTTATCAATAACAATTTTCGCAATTTCGGATCTATCAAGATTAGCAAGAAGAAAATTTCTCATTTTTATATCTTCAAGCAATCCAACTCCATAAGATCCTTTTTTAGCAAACCAATGAGCTTGCCAATCTTCGTATACTCCTAATCTAAATCCTAAAGGATGTACCTTCTGTCCCACAAATCACCTCAAATAAAGAGTTTATGAAATTTTACTTACTTTCTAATACTATTTTTATGTGACTTAATCTTTTTCTTTGCGCCGCAGCTCGTCCCATTGCAGATGGTTTAGAATATTTAATAATAGGCCCTTGATCAACCACTATTTCTTTAATGTAAAGATTCTCCATACCAATATCTTTTTGAAGATTCTTTGCATTTGAATAAGCTGAGTAAACAAGTTTTTCAACTGGTTCTACCATTTTAACTCTGCACATCTTAAGCCAAGCCAAAGCTTTGTCTACAGAATTTCCCCTAACTACATCTGCATATAGTCTCAATTTATAAGGAGAAACTCTAACATATCTACTACTAGCCCTAAACAGCATATTTTTCCCATCCTAAATTATTTAGATTCTGTAACAGCAGCCGCTTTACGTTGTCCACTGTGTACCCTAAAAGTTCTTGTAAAAGAAAATTCACCTAATGAATGTCCTACCATATTTTCAGTTATGAAAATGGGATTAAATTTTTTCCCATCATGAACCGCAATAGTTAGGCCAACAAACTCCGGAGTGATAACACTGGATCTAGCCCAAGTTTTTATCATTTCTTTTTTTCCGGAAGATCTTACTTTATCTATTTTTTCTTGTAATTTAGGTGATACATAAGGGCCTTTTTTTAACGACCTTGCCATAATATATTAATCCTTTGTCTTTCTAACAGAACATTACTACGGTTTACGACGTCTAATAATAGCATCATTGCTTCTTTTTCTTGTTCGCATACCCTTACAACATTTTCCCCAAGGAGTAACTGGGTGTGATCCTGATTTAGATCTACCTTCTCCACCACCATGAGGGTGATCTACTGGATTCATAGCCATACCTCGAACAGCAGGTCTGAATCCCAAATGTCTTGTTCTGCCTGCTTTTCCTAATGTAATATTTCTATAATCTGCGTTAGACAATATTCCGATAGTTGCCCAACAATTTAAAGAAATTTTTCGAATTTCACTTGAAGGCAT of the Candidatus Dependentiae bacterium genome contains:
- a CDS encoding 50S ribosomal protein L24, translating into MLSRIKKDDLVVVLSGKDKGKEGRVIDIDTKKDAVLVKNIAIVTRHVKAKRSGEKGGIIKEEAYIPLCRVMPVCSSCKKSCRMQVKIKEDKNKVRVCHRCKEEF
- a CDS encoding 50S ribosomal protein L14, which encodes MVQKQTKLNVADNSGAKSVMVIGVPGGTNKRFAYLGDIIKIAVKSAIPGGTVKKGEVWDAVIVRTRKEFRREDGSYIRFDDNAAVILDKAGQMIGTRISGPVARELRSGGYSKIISLAPEVL
- a CDS encoding 30S ribosomal protein S17, which translates into the protein MAELEAIKINESKKMEGEVVSDKMDKTIVVEVTRTLKHPVLGKVIKRSKKYKVHDEKNSAKVGNWVEFAECRPLSKTKHMVLCKIIRSSN
- the rpmC gene encoding 50S ribosomal protein L29 → MNKTDLTTLDNKALILEVEQLKKEYFNLKLNVSTTSVKDYSQFKKLKRRIARALTLIKQQKNNNS
- a CDS encoding 50S ribosomal protein L16 translates to MLMPKKTKFRKSQRGRMTGLSKGARELAFGDFGLVAVEPAWVTARQIEASRVSISRRLKKGGDLFIRVFPDKPISKKPAETRMGKGKGNPEVWVAVVKRGRILFELKGLSESEAKEALNQVSYKLPMKTKFIRKEATVVEEVKN
- a CDS encoding 30S ribosomal protein S3, encoding MGQKVHPLGFRLGVYEDWQAHWFAKKGSYGVGLLEDIKMRNFLLANLDRSEIAKIVIDKAGDNVKIVLFSGRPGSVIGKKGQGILQLRDAMYKEFNKQVDISVQEIKVPEANAQLVAISIAEQLEKRANVKKLMKKAGFAAIKSGTKGIKICCSGRLGGAEIARIEWLKLGSIPLHTLRSHIEYACAEAKTTYGLIGVKVWICKGEY
- a CDS encoding 50S ribosomal protein L22 codes for the protein MLFRASSRYVRVSPYKLRLYADVVRGNSVDKALAWLKMCRVKMVEPVEKLVYSAYSNAKNLQKDIGMENLYIKEIVVDQGPIIKYSKPSAMGRAAAQRKRLSHIKIVLESK
- a CDS encoding 30S ribosomal protein S19, with product MARSLKKGPYVSPKLQEKIDKVRSSGKKEMIKTWARSSVITPEFVGLTIAVHDGKKFNPIFITENMVGHSLGEFSFTRTFRVHSGQRKAAAVTESK